Part of the Desulfurellaceae bacterium genome, CCGGCATGCACAACCACGAGGACCTGATCGCCAAGGGCTCGCCCGATATCGAAGACGCCGAGGTGGACGAAGACGACCTGTCGATCCTGATGTACACCAGCGGGACCACCTCGCTGCCCAAGGGCGTGATGCTGACCTACGGCGGTTTTACCAACTATGTGGTCGGCACGGTTGAAATGGCCGACGGCACGCCGCGCGGCACCTCGCTGTTATGCGCGCCGCTGTACCACATCGCCGGCGCGATGAACATCATGACCGCCATCTGGTCCGGCCGCAAAATCGTCATTCTACGCCAGTTTGACGCCAAGGAGTGGCTGGCTGCGGTGCAGGACGAAAAGGTCACCCACGCCTTTGTCGTGCCCACCATGATGAAACAGCTGATCGACCATCCCGAATTTTCCAACTACGACCTGTCGAGTCTGGAAAACCTGTCCTACGGGGGCGCGCCCATGCCGTTTCCGGTCATCCGCAAGGCGATTGAGCTGTTTCCCGACAGCACCGGCTTTGTGAATGCCTTCGGCCAGACCGAGACCAACTCCACCCTGTCCGTGCTCGGTCCGGATGACCATAAACTGAACGGCAGCCAGGAAGAAATCGAGCGCAACCTCAAGCGGCTGACCTCGGTCGGCAAACCCCTGCCCGATGTCGAGGTCGCCATCCTTGACGAGGACAACACACCGCTGCCGGCCGATGAGATCGGGGAGGTCGTGATCCGCACCGGGCGAGCCATGAAGGGCTACGCCGGCCAGGAGAGCGCAACCGCAGCCCTGTTTGACGATGAGGGCTGGCTGCACACCCGGGACATGGGCTATCTGGACCAGGACGGCTATATCTATCTGGTCGGCCGCAAAGACGACATCATCATTCGGGGCGGCGAAAACATCGCCCCGGCCGAAATCGAAGCCGTGCTGCACGCCCATCCTGCGGTGGACGAGGCGGCCATCATCGGTGTGCCGGACGAACAGTGGGGCCAGAAGATTGCCGCCTTTGTGGCGGTGCGTCCGGGCCAGACGGTGACCGAAGACGAGTTGGGAGACTTCTGCCGTCAGCGGCTGTCGAGCTTCAAGAAACCCGAAGACATCCACTTCATGGACGAGTTGCCCAAAAACCACATGGGCAAGATCCTGAAAAAGGAACTCCGCGCCGAGTACGGGGAGTGAGTTTGTCCGGCTCAGCCATGTCAGAC contains:
- a CDS encoding long-chain-fatty-acid--CoA ligase; its protein translation is MNTANFLSLPGMMLADQEILIFEGKRLTYGETLDRVRRLASSLKALGVGPGDRVAALQTNSNQYIEAYYATATVGATFVPLNYRAKPPEVEYMVTAADVKVLFTGDRYLPLLEQLKPQFPMIQHYVAMESSQPGMHNHEDLIAKGSPDIEDAEVDEDDLSILMYTSGTTSLPKGVMLTYGGFTNYVVGTVEMADGTPRGTSLLCAPLYHIAGAMNIMTAIWSGRKIVILRQFDAKEWLAAVQDEKVTHAFVVPTMMKQLIDHPEFSNYDLSSLENLSYGGAPMPFPVIRKAIELFPDSTGFVNAFGQTETNSTLSVLGPDDHKLNGSQEEIERNLKRLTSVGKPLPDVEVAILDEDNTPLPADEIGEVVIRTGRAMKGYAGQESATAALFDDEGWLHTRDMGYLDQDGYIYLVGRKDDIIIRGGENIAPAEIEAVLHAHPAVDEAAIIGVPDEQWGQKIAAFVAVRPGQTVTEDELGDFCRQRLSSFKKPEDIHFMDELPKNHMGKILKKELRAEYGE